Genomic DNA from Acidobacteriota bacterium:
CGGCGGGCCAGTCGTTCGCGGATTTCCTGCTCGGCTACCCGTCGCAGGCGGCGATCTCGCCGATTCCCGCGCGGAGCCACCCCCGAAACTGGCAGATGGCCTTCTTCACCCAGAACGACTGGGCGGTGAGCGACAAGGCCACCCTCAACCTCGGCCTCCGTTACGAGTACACGAGCTCGACGCGTGACCGCCAGCCAGGCGGCTACGAGCTGGACCTGTCGTATCCAGGCGGCCGCGTCCTGTCGCCGAACGAGGAGTTCGCCAACCGCACGACGACGCCGGTGATTGCGTTTGGATCGAGGCCGGGCATCATCAAGCCGGATCGCAACGACTTTGCGCCCCGGGTTGGGATCGCGTTCCGTCCTTTCAACAGCGACGACACGGTGGTTCGCGCGGGCTACGGTCTGTTCTATACGAGCGGCGCCGACTGGTATTTCTGGCAGCGCATCAAGGCGCCCGACCTGCTCGTCGCCCCCTTCATCCCGCTGGGCAATCGCGTGACTCCGACGATCGACATGCGAGACCTCTTCCCGCCGCCCGTCGACCTGTCTGTTGGCGGTTCCGGCGTGTTAGCGGTCAGCGCTCTGCCGGCCGACTCCCGTCACGCCTATTCGCACCAGGCGAGCGTGGGGATCCAGCACATGCTGATGAGGAACCTGCTGCTGGAGGTGGTGGTGCAGGCCAAGGAGGGGCGCCAGTTGCCGGTGTTCCTCTACTTCAACCAGGCATTCCCCGCCGAAGATCCTCTGAGTCCGACGCCGGTGCAGAGTCGTGTGCCGTACGCGAACTTCACGTCGAACTCGGCGATCATCTGCAACTGCGTTTCCTCCAACTACCGCAGCGCGCAGGTCAAGCTCGAGCGTCAGATGCAGGGCGGCCTTGGCGCGACGCTCGCCTACACGTGGTCGAGGAGCCGCGATCAGGGATCCGACATCAACTGGGTCGGGGCGAGCAGCAACACACCCGACAACAGCCGCGACCTTGAGGCGGAGTGGGGCTATTCCTCGTTCGACGTGCGCCACCGGCTCGTGGGCACGTATCTTTTCGAGCTGCCGTTCGGGTCCGGACGGCGCTGGCTGAACCGGACCGGGTTCCTCAACGCGCTCGCCGGCGGCTGGCAGGCGAACGGCGTCGTCACGCTCATGTCGGGCCGCCCCTGGACGCCGAGTCTCTACGAGGATGTCAGCAACACCGGCGCGAACGCGGTTGCCGCGCGCCCCAATCTGGTCGGGGATCCGACGCCGGATGGGTTCAAGCAGACGCCGCTGCTGTGGGTGGACCCCGCGGCGTTTGCCAAGCCGGCGCCCGGGACGTTCGGAGACCTGGAGCGAAACGCGCTGCGCGGTCCGCGCTTCTTCCGGTGGGACATGTCAATCTTCAAGGACTTCCAGGTCGGGAAGGGGGCGCGGCTGCAGTTGCGGGGCGAGTTCTACAACCTGACGCGGTACTTCTACGGGGGCACACCCTATGACCAGGTGGGCAGCCCCTACTTCGGCAAGATCGTGTTCGACAAGAAGCAGATGTGGACCGCGATCGACAAACAGATCGCATTGAAGCTGATCTTCTGAGGGCCGAGCCGCGAGGAGGCGACCGAGACGTTCGGCGTGAGACCGGGCCTGCCGATCACGTACCAGACCGAGTTCCAGGTGCTGAACGGGTCGACCCGGTATCTCGCGAGGCTGATCGTCAAGATGGTCCAGAACCTGTCGGCCGCCGAGGTCAAAGCGATCAGCGATGTCGCCGGGAGCTGACACGTGAACTGGAGAGAAGTCTCGCTCGTGGGAGCCGTCGTGCTCTGGACGGCGTTCCCCGCCCGGAACGCCGGCACGCAACACGCGCCTCAGGGCGCCTTCCCGCATCCCTTCCAGGCGACCGCGAAGGTCGACGTCGAGGCCCTGAAGGCGTCGGTGACCGAGGTGATGGCCACCGACGATCGACGTCTCGCGGGCCTCATCTCGACGACCGCGCCCATTCACCTGGTCGGCTGCCCGGACTTCGCCGGAGGTGTACAGGACACGGGCGCCGACCGATGGTCGATCGACGACCCCGACCACGTGAGATGCCGGCACACGGGCGAACGCTACCCGAGCGAGCGGTACCCGCTGAACGGGGAGCTGAAGATCCCCAACGCACGTGGCGAGGTGCAGGTTTATCGGTACTACGACGGCGGCGGCGAAAAACACCGGTACTTCTTCGAGGGGGCCGCCCACGCGCAGGCCGCGCGGTATCTCGCCGCGCGTGCGTACGACATGGCGCGCGTGTACGGAGTCACGAAAGACGAGCGCTACGCGCACAAGGCGGCCGTCATCCTGGACCGGTTCGCCCAGGTGTATCCAGGCTGGCCGGTCAACGGCCTCATCGGGAACTACGCCAACTGGAAGGTCTTCTATCCGTCGCCTCCGTACCCCGTTCAGAGCGGCAGGTGGGGTCGCTGGATCCACGACGAGCTGCCGACGGAGCTGGCGCTGACATACGACCTGATCCACGACAGCCCCGCGTTCGATCGACTCAGCGTCCGAGACGGAGCCGACGTCCGCCAGCGAATCGAGCGCGACCTGTTCCGCGCGTCAGTGGAGCTCGTCCGCCTCTACCCCCGGTACGTCGGGCCGTCCGGCATGAACGGCACGGCAGCCGGCCTCATCGCCATCGGTCGCGCCATCGGCGAGCCCGACTACGTCCACGACGGCGTCAACCGGTTCAGGGATGCCTTTCGAGCGTGGTTCTTCCGCGACGGAATGCTGAACTCCGGATCGACGGCCTACTTGTTCCAGATGCTCGACGCGCTGTCCTACCCGATCGATCTCGCGCGCGGCTACTCCGATCCCCCGGGCTACAACCATCCGGCGGACGGCGAACGCTACCGGGACTTGAACCTCGACGACGCGCATCCGTTGTTGCAGAAATCCCGGGCAACGCTTCGCAGCCTCCGTCTTCCCGACGGCCGTTACACCCCGGTCCACGATGCGCAGGGGCGTTCGCGCTTCATGCAGGATGAACCCCTCGAGCGTTCGATACCGGTGTTGCTGCCGGCGTACGGTCATGCCCTGCTCGGACGGGGTGCTGGCGAACACCAAATCCAGGCGCAGTTGCACTTCGGCTATCACGCCGGCCATGCGCACGCCGACCAGTTGAATCTCCTGCTCTTCGCTCGCGGCA
This window encodes:
- a CDS encoding heparinase II/III family protein translates to MNWREVSLVGAVVLWTAFPARNAGTQHAPQGAFPHPFQATAKVDVEALKASVTEVMATDDRRLAGLISTTAPIHLVGCPDFAGGVQDTGADRWSIDDPDHVRCRHTGERYPSERYPLNGELKIPNARGEVQVYRYYDGGGEKHRYFFEGAAHAQAARYLAARAYDMARVYGVTKDERYAHKAAVILDRFAQVYPGWPVNGLIGNYANWKVFYPSPPYPVQSGRWGRWIHDELPTELALTYDLIHDSPAFDRLSVRDGADVRQRIERDLFRASVELVRLYPRYVGPSGMNGTAAGLIAIGRAIGEPDYVHDGVNRFRDAFRAWFFRDGMLNSGSTAYLFQMLDALSYPIDLARGYSDPPGYNHPADGERYRDLNLDDAHPLLQKSRATLRSLRLPDGRYTPVHDAQGRSRFMQDEPLERSIPVLLPAYGHALLGRGAGEHQIQAQLHFGYHAGHAHADQLNLLLFARGKEMLSDIGYTHTKLRPWAASTLAHNTVVVDTSNQRMTEGWVPASWTRLDRFEVEKAHSAEPVFGNLLLYDARDEHVQVVEAEGSRGYLGLVPGLKEYRRLVALVGVSPSDAYVVDVFRVRGGRRHLWAVHGSADDEQGIETSFPLGPREGTLLGPGTRYSADTDPELDGESFKGAIFGLIDGLSSATTDKPWSATWRFHERPDLGLKLTMLGGPARTVTRAQAPSIRRAGEDNLKVDRFKMPLLLVEAAGEDLDSTFVAVWEPFSGRPFISQVRRLELEGDFGAALALAISVGDRTDYVLVDPDGVRLQKVRETDLSFRGRFALVSEANSALGFMHLSDGALVKRNAHRLDGKMRLHGRIAGVYREGDQHGFDVEGDLPLGDALKGRLLLARHSDDWVQGYTIASVRARGSRKVILIDGESGLAAAGAGDAYRYAYFPHGNLKSELGTFIVQDASCTAAGHTK